In one Nocardioides luteus genomic region, the following are encoded:
- a CDS encoding SRPBCC domain-containing protein, whose translation MTTTTGPMGEVIRDGERTGLRYVRQLRHSPEKVWRALTEPDGLRHWFPTDIVGERVAGARLSLPFWPEGLELASTTEAIEEMGVDPDSYVSEGELRVWDPPRTFEFTWGMDGRTDLTDLLRFDLEPTDDGTRLTFTTWLGGPTGNTDTAVGWHVCLDQLAGLLDAPGSPTDDAAVVVQRVMAQADELRPAYAALISS comes from the coding sequence ATGACCACGACGACCGGACCCATGGGCGAGGTGATCCGCGACGGCGAGAGGACGGGCCTTCGCTACGTACGCCAGCTGCGCCACTCCCCCGAGAAGGTGTGGCGGGCGCTGACCGAGCCGGACGGCCTGCGGCACTGGTTCCCGACCGACATCGTCGGCGAGCGTGTCGCCGGCGCGCGCCTGAGCCTCCCGTTCTGGCCCGAGGGCCTGGAGCTGGCGAGCACCACCGAGGCGATCGAGGAGATGGGTGTCGACCCGGACAGCTACGTCTCGGAAGGGGAGCTGCGGGTGTGGGACCCGCCCCGGACCTTCGAGTTCACCTGGGGGATGGACGGTCGTACGGACCTGACCGACCTGCTCCGCTTCGACCTCGAACCCACCGACGACGGCACCCGCCTCACCTTCACGACCTGGCTGGGCGGACCCACCGGCAACACGGACACCGCCGTCGGCTGGCACGTCTGCCTCGACCAGCTCGCCGGTCTCCTCGACGCCCCGGGCTCACCGACCGACGATGCCGCCGTCGTCGTCCAGCGCGTCATGGCCCAAGCCGACGAGCTGCGCCCTGCGTACGCCGCCCTGATCTCGTCGTAA
- a CDS encoding DUF3566 domain-containing protein, with amino-acid sequence MTDRTADSTTGGVAMTERNETAAQPVTQRITDTVANAARRTTSAVASTARTSGPAGAERAAVSGSARRARLSLSRIDPWSVMKMAFLLSIALSVVVIVAVFVIWSVLGAAGVWDSINQAVQDVVGDSSAGWNVQDYLGLARVMGFTMVVSVVNIVLMTAVATLAAFLYNMAAALLGGVEVELTEN; translated from the coding sequence ATGACGGACCGCACCGCCGACAGCACGACTGGGGGAGTCGCGATGACCGAGCGGAACGAGACCGCAGCACAGCCGGTGACCCAGCGGATCACTGACACCGTGGCCAACGCTGCCAGGCGTACGACCTCGGCGGTCGCCTCGACCGCCCGCACCTCCGGCCCAGCCGGCGCGGAGCGGGCCGCGGTCAGCGGCTCGGCCCGCCGTGCCCGGCTGAGCCTGAGCCGGATCGACCCGTGGTCGGTCATGAAGATGGCCTTCCTGCTCTCGATCGCGCTCAGCGTCGTCGTGATCGTCGCCGTCTTCGTCATCTGGTCGGTGCTCGGCGCCGCCGGTGTCTGGGACTCGATCAACCAGGCGGTCCAGGACGTCGTCGGTGACTCCAGCGCCGGCTGGAACGTGCAGGACTACCTCGGCCTCGCCCGCGTCATGGGCTTCACCATGGTCGTCTCGGTGGTCAACATCGTCCTGATGACCGCCGTCGCCACCCTCGCCGCGTTCCTCTACAACATGGCCGCCGCCCTGCTCGGTGGCGTCGAGGTCGAGCTCACCGAGAACTGA
- a CDS encoding DLW-39 family protein translates to MKKIVLVLLAAAGIVLAKKKLDQSNPEKGHWAAATDKVN, encoded by the coding sequence ATGAAGAAGATCGTCCTCGTACTGCTGGCCGCGGCTGGCATCGTCCTCGCCAAGAAGAAGCTCGACCAGTCCAACCCCGAGAAGGGTCACTGGGCCGCGGCGACCGACAAGGTGAACTGA
- the gyrA gene encoding DNA gyrase subunit A, with translation MTETPPEGPGQTSAGGRIETVELQSSMQASYIDYAMAVIVGRALPDVRDGLKPVHRRVLYAMYDGGYRPDRGFSKCARVVGEVMGNYHPHGDSAIYDTLVRLAQPWVLRYPLIHGQGNFGSPGNDPAAAMRYTECRMAPLALEMVRDITEDTVDFGPNYDGRSQEPSILPSRFPNLLVNGSAGIAVGMATNIPPHNLREVASGAKWALEHPDATREELQDALIERVKGPDFPNGALIVGREGIEQAYRTGRGSITQRAVIDVDEDNKGRTTLVITELPYMVNPDNLAQKIADLADTGKVQGIADVKDNTSSRTGQQLVVVLKRDAVARVVLNNLLKHTELQTNFSANMLALVDGVPRTLSIDQFISNWVEHQIDVIRRRTAFRLRKAEEDAHIWRGLVKALDQLDAVIALIRSSPEVDDARQGLIRLLEIDEIQANAILDMQLRRLAALERQKIIDRLAELELIIADLEDILANVARQRQIVSDELDEIVAKYGDDRRTQIIAADGDLSMEDLIPDEELVVSITRGGYAKRTLANEYRTQKRGGKGVRGATLRGDDVVEHFIATTNHHWLLFFTTAGRVYRIKAYNLPEAARDAKGGHVAGLLSFQPDESIAQVLAIRDYEQAPYLVLATRSGLIKKTRLGDYNSPRQAGVIAINFREDDDELIGAELVNSEDDILLVSRKGQAIRFRADDNQLRPMGRATSGVTGMKFRDGDSLLSMSVIRAEHVAAEIAAGLSEANEDTADVAAPVSGAESPDQVKEQFVFTITDGGFAKRTKISEYRLQSRGGLGIKTMALANADRGGLVGAFIVVDGDEVLSITASGQVVRSPINSDFRATGRSTQGVKFVSPKKGDSVAVVARSVEAREVDDEIVPGTEVADDVTIDGDGEHGAPSETTTEDES, from the coding sequence GTGACCGAGACTCCTCCGGAAGGCCCCGGGCAGACCTCTGCCGGCGGCCGGATCGAGACCGTCGAGCTGCAGTCCTCGATGCAGGCCAGCTACATCGACTACGCGATGGCTGTCATCGTCGGCCGGGCGCTGCCGGACGTACGCGACGGTCTCAAGCCCGTCCACCGGCGGGTGCTCTACGCGATGTACGACGGTGGCTACCGCCCCGACCGCGGGTTCTCCAAGTGCGCCCGCGTCGTCGGTGAGGTGATGGGTAACTACCACCCCCACGGCGACTCGGCGATCTACGACACCCTGGTCCGGCTGGCGCAGCCGTGGGTGCTGCGCTACCCGCTGATCCACGGCCAGGGCAACTTCGGCTCGCCCGGCAACGACCCGGCCGCGGCCATGCGTTACACCGAGTGCCGGATGGCACCGCTGGCGCTGGAGATGGTCCGCGACATCACCGAGGACACCGTCGACTTCGGCCCCAACTACGACGGCCGCTCCCAGGAGCCGTCGATCCTGCCCTCGCGGTTCCCCAACCTCCTGGTCAACGGCTCGGCCGGCATCGCCGTCGGCATGGCGACCAACATCCCGCCGCACAACCTGCGTGAGGTCGCCTCCGGCGCGAAGTGGGCGCTCGAGCACCCCGACGCCACCCGTGAGGAGCTCCAGGACGCGCTGATCGAGCGGGTCAAGGGCCCCGACTTCCCCAACGGCGCGCTGATCGTGGGCCGTGAGGGCATCGAGCAGGCCTACCGCACCGGTCGTGGCTCGATCACCCAGCGTGCGGTGATCGACGTCGACGAGGACAACAAGGGCCGCACCACCCTGGTCATCACCGAGCTCCCCTACATGGTGAACCCGGACAACCTGGCCCAGAAGATCGCCGACCTGGCCGACACCGGCAAGGTGCAGGGCATCGCGGACGTCAAGGACAACACCTCCTCCCGCACCGGGCAGCAGCTCGTGGTCGTGCTCAAGCGTGATGCGGTCGCCCGTGTCGTACTCAACAACCTGCTCAAGCACACCGAGCTGCAGACCAACTTCTCCGCCAACATGCTGGCGCTGGTCGACGGTGTGCCGCGCACGCTGTCGATCGACCAGTTCATCTCCAACTGGGTCGAGCACCAGATCGACGTCATCCGGAGGCGTACGGCGTTCCGGCTGCGCAAGGCCGAGGAGGACGCCCACATCTGGCGCGGTCTGGTCAAGGCTCTAGACCAGCTCGACGCGGTCATCGCGCTGATCCGCTCCTCCCCCGAGGTCGACGACGCCCGCCAGGGCCTGATCCGGCTCCTCGAGATCGACGAGATCCAGGCCAACGCGATCCTCGACATGCAGCTGCGTCGCCTCGCGGCCCTGGAGCGGCAGAAGATCATCGACCGCCTCGCCGAGCTCGAGCTGATCATCGCCGACCTCGAGGACATCCTCGCCAACGTCGCCCGTCAGCGTCAGATCGTCAGTGACGAGCTCGACGAGATCGTCGCGAAGTACGGCGACGACCGGCGTACGCAGATCATCGCGGCCGACGGTGACCTCTCCATGGAGGACCTCATCCCCGATGAGGAGCTGGTCGTCTCGATCACCCGCGGCGGCTACGCCAAGCGCACGCTCGCCAACGAGTACCGCACCCAGAAGCGCGGTGGGAAGGGCGTACGCGGCGCCACCCTGCGCGGCGACGACGTGGTCGAGCACTTCATCGCGACCACCAACCACCACTGGCTGCTCTTCTTCACCACCGCCGGCCGGGTCTACCGGATCAAGGCCTACAACCTGCCCGAGGCGGCGCGTGATGCCAAGGGCGGTCACGTGGCCGGGCTGCTCTCGTTCCAGCCAGACGAGTCGATCGCCCAGGTGCTCGCGATCCGCGACTACGAGCAGGCGCCCTACCTCGTGCTGGCGACCCGCTCCGGTCTGATCAAGAAGACCCGCCTCGGCGACTACAACTCGCCCCGTCAGGCCGGCGTCATCGCGATCAACTTCCGCGAGGACGACGACGAGCTGATCGGCGCCGAGCTGGTCAACTCCGAGGACGACATCCTGCTGGTCTCCCGCAAGGGCCAGGCGATCCGGTTCCGCGCCGACGACAACCAGCTGCGGCCGATGGGCCGGGCGACCTCCGGCGTCACCGGGATGAAGTTCCGCGACGGTGACTCCCTGCTGTCGATGTCGGTCATCCGGGCCGAGCACGTCGCCGCCGAGATCGCGGCCGGACTCTCCGAGGCCAACGAGGACACCGCCGACGTGGCCGCTCCGGTCTCCGGCGCGGAGTCGCCGGACCAGGTCAAGGAGCAGTTCGTCTTCACCATCACCGACGGCGGCTTCGCGAAGCGTACGAAGATCTCCGAGTACCGGCTGCAGTCCCGCGGCGGTCTCGGCATCAAGACGATGGCCCTGGCCAACGCCGACCGCGGCGGTCTGGTCGGTGCGTTCATCGTGGTCGACGGCGACGAGGTTCTCTCGATCACCGCGTCCGGCCAGGTCGTACGCAGCCCGATCAACTCCGACTTCCGGGCGACCGGTCGCTCGACCCAGGGCGTGAAGTTCGTCTCGCCCAAGAAGGGTGACTCGGTCGCCGTCGTGGCGCGCTCCGTCGAGGCCCGCGAGGTCGACGATGAGATCGTCCCCGGGACAGAGGTTGCAGATGATGTAACAATCGATGGAGACGGCGAGCACGGAGCGCCGTCCGAGACGACGACGGAAGATGAATCCTGA
- a CDS encoding MarR family winged helix-turn-helix transcriptional regulator, which produces MDIATLMLIAYRAMDERVISAMRDAGYNITVAQARLAQRIAEDGSRLVDLAEQAQVTKQTASVLVAALEREGLVERVPDPTDGRARLIRFTVEGQAAADRAREVAMSVEQEWNDYLGPRLATALREALTSLRELVDPYR; this is translated from the coding sequence ATGGACATCGCAACGCTCATGCTCATCGCCTACCGGGCGATGGACGAGCGCGTCATCTCGGCGATGCGGGACGCCGGCTACAACATCACCGTCGCGCAGGCTCGGCTCGCCCAGCGGATCGCCGAGGACGGCTCGCGCCTGGTGGACCTGGCCGAGCAGGCACAGGTGACCAAGCAGACCGCGAGCGTGCTGGTCGCGGCGCTGGAGCGGGAGGGGCTCGTCGAGCGGGTCCCGGACCCGACCGACGGTCGCGCGCGCCTGATCAGGTTCACGGTGGAGGGGCAGGCCGCAGCCGACCGTGCGCGGGAGGTGGCGATGAGCGTCGAGCAGGAGTGGAACGACTACCTCGGGCCCCGGCTGGCGACGGCGCTGCGGGAGGCGCTCACCTCGCTGCGCGAGCTCGTCGATCCGTACCGGTGA
- a CDS encoding ArsR/SmtB family transcription factor yields MPTRDVFSVIADPTRRQILDLLCQREMAVGELVETLGLAQPNVSKHLRTLGEADLVHVRIDGPRRHYRLRPERLRELEEWLAPYRRMWADRLDALERHLDQLDDPDHEED; encoded by the coding sequence GTGCCCACCCGAGACGTCTTCAGCGTGATCGCCGACCCGACCCGCCGGCAGATCCTCGACCTGCTCTGCCAGCGCGAGATGGCGGTGGGGGAGCTGGTGGAGACCCTCGGGCTCGCCCAGCCGAACGTGTCCAAGCACCTGCGGACCCTGGGCGAGGCAGATCTGGTCCACGTACGCATCGACGGACCGCGCCGCCACTACCGGCTGCGTCCCGAGCGGCTCCGCGAGCTGGAGGAGTGGCTGGCGCCCTACCGCCGGATGTGGGCCGACCGGCTGGATGCGCTCGAGCGTCACCTGGACCAGCTCGACGACCCCGACCACGAGGAGGACTGA
- a CDS encoding SURF1 family protein — translation MAAQTSPPRSIFSPRMWGAHALVVIFVTGAVLLGVWQYQSSQQDKQDQVAELVHAKPKAFTDLIGPNDAFPWEQIGRPVTVSGIWMPEETIFIDGMERGSQVGFWAVTPVLVEDTESAVYVVRGWTPEVGTAPPAPRGHVTVTGWLQPSDWTDVADDRKSDNVFPQLDISDLISRTSYDLYSAYMVRSPVEDNWPASSMPVNDGATDVADVPAPQLPEPEATTGLRNLLYAIEWWLFGIFGIYVWWRYVRDTLRPRTDDDDADHGVDASGQMVSTSSTTGGVPSDA, via the coding sequence ATGGCCGCCCAGACCAGTCCCCCGCGAAGCATCTTCTCCCCCAGGATGTGGGGTGCGCACGCGCTGGTGGTGATCTTCGTGACCGGCGCGGTGCTGCTCGGGGTGTGGCAGTACCAGTCGAGCCAGCAGGACAAGCAGGACCAGGTCGCCGAGCTCGTGCACGCGAAGCCGAAGGCGTTCACGGATCTGATCGGGCCCAACGACGCCTTCCCGTGGGAGCAGATCGGCCGTCCGGTGACCGTCTCCGGGATCTGGATGCCCGAGGAGACCATCTTCATCGACGGGATGGAGCGGGGCTCCCAGGTCGGCTTCTGGGCCGTCACGCCGGTGCTCGTCGAGGACACTGAATCGGCCGTCTACGTCGTGCGCGGCTGGACCCCGGAGGTCGGCACCGCGCCGCCGGCGCCGCGCGGCCACGTCACCGTCACCGGCTGGCTGCAGCCCAGCGACTGGACCGACGTCGCCGACGACCGCAAGTCCGACAACGTCTTCCCGCAGCTCGACATCTCCGACCTGATCTCGCGCACCAGCTACGACCTCTACAGCGCCTACATGGTGCGCTCGCCGGTCGAGGACAACTGGCCGGCCAGCTCGATGCCGGTGAACGACGGCGCCACGGACGTGGCCGACGTACCCGCTCCGCAGCTGCCCGAGCCGGAGGCCACGACGGGGTTGCGCAACCTCCTCTACGCGATCGAGTGGTGGCTGTTCGGCATCTTCGGGATCTATGTGTGGTGGCGCTACGTGCGCGACACGCTCCGTCCGCGGACTGATGACGATGATGCAGATCACGGGGTCGATGCGTCGGGACAGATGGTCTCGACAAGCTCGACCACCGGGGGCGTACCCTCGGACGCGTGA
- a CDS encoding rhomboid family intramembrane serine protease — protein sequence MASASVGFQCPECVKEGHRSVRQPKRFTSARIGFRALPVTLSLIGVNVLVWLSITLTGGAGSRIADFIAIRLQGYCRTPDGGFAVPEGVCRSSGYTWMPGVDDGAVWQLLTSTFTHVSIIHLAVNMLSLYMLGSFLEPIVGRLRFLVFYLISGLAGSALVVWAATPAGSTVGASGAIFGLLGVLVVLFVRAGQSLSPLLPVLLINAGITFFGNGISWQGHVGGFLGGLVVAWIFTQFRADRKAPLQWAALGGFTVLLLALVGVRMLMF from the coding sequence ATGGCCAGCGCCTCCGTCGGCTTCCAGTGCCCCGAGTGCGTGAAGGAAGGCCACAGGTCCGTACGTCAGCCCAAGCGCTTCACCAGCGCGCGGATCGGCTTCCGGGCACTCCCGGTGACCTTGTCGCTCATCGGCGTCAACGTCCTGGTCTGGCTGAGCATCACCCTCACCGGCGGCGCCGGCTCGAGGATCGCCGACTTCATCGCGATCCGTCTGCAGGGCTACTGCCGCACGCCGGACGGTGGCTTCGCGGTGCCGGAAGGCGTCTGCCGGTCGAGCGGCTACACCTGGATGCCAGGCGTCGACGACGGCGCGGTCTGGCAGCTGCTGACCTCGACGTTCACGCACGTCTCGATCATCCACCTGGCCGTGAACATGCTGTCCCTCTACATGCTCGGCTCGTTCCTCGAGCCGATCGTGGGCAGGCTGCGGTTCCTGGTCTTCTATCTGATCTCCGGGCTGGCGGGCTCTGCCCTGGTGGTCTGGGCCGCGACACCGGCCGGCTCGACGGTCGGCGCCTCCGGCGCGATCTTCGGGCTCCTGGGCGTTCTCGTGGTGCTCTTCGTCCGGGCCGGGCAGTCGCTCTCCCCGCTGCTGCCGGTGCTGCTGATCAACGCAGGCATCACCTTCTTCGGCAACGGCATCTCCTGGCAGGGCCACGTCGGTGGGTTCCTCGGCGGTCTCGTCGTCGCGTGGATCTTCACCCAGTTCCGGGCCGACCGGAAGGCGCCGCTGCAATGGGCTGCTCTGGGTGGGTTCACGGTGCTGCTGCTTGCGCTCGTCGGCGTACGGATGTTGATGTTCTGA
- a CDS encoding MBL fold metallo-hydrolase yields the protein MTSDPTASPATPTPRELVGALTGFGRGLLRPRRPDQRLLASITDAGLPRGDRTVTVLTMPQVPRTLPAGGLIEGAGLRRSVRNAMTCFIVSHPEATFVVDPSYCRDAPERALSELPGMLRRLVTPPADTVPTVDSLRTAHVEPDFALPTHAHWDHICGLLDLPGLPVHMRTTERDWVLGPGRPPVGGVRPALTDGRPVETYDLDGPPVATFTASHDLFGDGSVLLVELAGHTPGSIGVLARTASGWVLIAGDAAWHYDQVDLIRQKPAFPGDLVDEDRDAAFATLHRLHLARHLMRVVPTHDHDASSRL from the coding sequence GTGACGAGCGATCCCACTGCCTCTCCAGCCACGCCGACCCCGCGAGAGCTGGTCGGCGCCCTGACCGGGTTCGGCCGCGGTCTGCTGCGCCCGCGCCGCCCCGACCAGCGCCTTCTCGCCTCGATCACCGACGCCGGCCTGCCTCGGGGCGACCGGACGGTGACCGTACTCACGATGCCCCAGGTCCCGCGTACGCTGCCCGCCGGCGGCCTCATCGAGGGCGCCGGGCTCCGCCGGTCCGTGCGCAACGCGATGACCTGCTTCATCGTCAGCCATCCGGAGGCGACGTTCGTCGTCGACCCCTCCTACTGCCGCGATGCGCCCGAGCGCGCCCTGAGCGAGCTCCCCGGGATGCTGCGCCGGCTCGTGACACCGCCGGCCGACACCGTTCCGACGGTCGACTCGCTGCGAACCGCGCACGTCGAGCCCGACTTCGCCCTCCCGACCCATGCCCACTGGGACCACATCTGCGGCCTCCTCGACCTGCCCGGCCTCCCGGTCCACATGCGGACCACCGAGCGCGACTGGGTCCTCGGCCCCGGCCGGCCGCCCGTCGGGGGAGTGCGCCCGGCTCTGACCGATGGCCGGCCGGTGGAGACGTACGACCTCGACGGCCCGCCCGTCGCCACCTTCACCGCCTCCCACGACCTGTTCGGGGACGGCTCCGTCCTGCTGGTCGAGCTCGCCGGCCATACGCCCGGCAGCATCGGCGTCCTCGCCCGCACCGCCTCCGGCTGGGTCCTGATCGCCGGCGACGCCGCCTGGCACTACGACCAGGTCGACCTGATCAGGCAGAAGCCTGCCTTCCCCGGCGACCTCGTCGACGAGGACCGCGACGCCGCCTTCGCCACCCTCCACCGCCTGCACCTGGCTCGCCATCTGATGCGGGTCGTCCCGACTCACGACCACGACGCGTCCAGTCGGCTCTAA
- a CDS encoding DUF1304 family protein gives MNAVAQLSAGISAVILIAVFPLEAFFIERPAVQRFLGIEAHGIRNVHLWSFCIGARNALAGVGTLIGLWMVNFGDETAGVTVVVVTCIYMLLASLFMGVADALGFWLPRGGSIKGTVASSVLPAIALIAIAV, from the coding sequence ATGAACGCAGTCGCACAGCTCAGCGCCGGCATCTCCGCCGTGATCCTCATCGCCGTCTTCCCCCTCGAGGCCTTCTTCATCGAGCGTCCGGCGGTCCAGCGCTTCCTCGGCATCGAGGCGCACGGCATCCGCAACGTCCACCTGTGGTCGTTCTGCATCGGCGCTCGTAACGCCCTCGCCGGGGTCGGCACGCTCATCGGGCTCTGGATGGTCAACTTCGGCGACGAGACCGCCGGGGTCACCGTCGTGGTCGTCACCTGCATCTACATGCTGCTCGCCTCGCTGTTCATGGGTGTCGCCGACGCCCTCGGCTTCTGGCTCCCGCGCGGCGGCAGCATCAAGGGCACGGTCGCCTCGTCCGTACTCCCGGCGATCGCACTGATCGCGATCGCAGTCTGA
- a CDS encoding cell division protein CrgA, which translates to MAKLKLSKKSDLDLPKDPIFTPRFGIALLLIALGIGWIVYYYVGVRPNEVGGDFTGPKPVQKLEGWNYLIGFVLLFLGLAVSAHPKTPLGRGRGVVVGMLGCFVIGLIWICVFYIFANDHLDKIWVFNDLGQKNLLVGIGFMAVGFTFATKWE; encoded by the coding sequence GTGGCCAAGCTCAAGCTCTCGAAGAAGAGTGATCTCGACCTGCCCAAGGACCCGATCTTCACTCCGCGCTTCGGGATCGCACTGTTGCTGATCGCCCTCGGCATCGGCTGGATCGTCTACTACTACGTCGGGGTCCGCCCCAACGAGGTCGGTGGTGACTTCACCGGGCCGAAGCCGGTGCAGAAGCTCGAGGGGTGGAACTACCTGATCGGGTTCGTCCTGCTCTTCCTGGGCCTGGCCGTCTCCGCCCACCCGAAGACCCCGCTGGGCCGCGGCCGCGGCGTCGTGGTCGGCATGCTCGGCTGCTTCGTGATCGGCCTGATCTGGATTTGCGTCTTCTACATCTTCGCCAACGACCACCTGGACAAGATCTGGGTCTTCAACGACCTCGGTCAGAAGAACCTCCTGGTCGGCATCGGCTTCATGGCGGTGGGCTTCACCTTCGCCACGAAGTGGGAGTGA
- a CDS encoding DUF3817 domain-containing protein, with protein MNKLFGTYKVLAYVVGVLLLVGTISSLFKYLLPEGTALQSFGETMTPLWVAHGWIFIIYVIVAFLLTQKARWTIPEFLLMMIAGLIPGLIFWVERRVADRIAPKLADAAS; from the coding sequence GTGAACAAGCTGTTCGGCACCTACAAGGTGCTCGCGTACGTCGTCGGGGTGCTGCTGCTCGTCGGCACCATCTCCTCGCTGTTCAAGTATCTGCTCCCCGAGGGCACCGCCCTGCAGTCCTTCGGCGAGACGATGACGCCGCTGTGGGTCGCGCACGGCTGGATCTTCATCATCTACGTGATCGTCGCGTTCCTGCTCACCCAGAAGGCCCGCTGGACGATCCCCGAGTTCCTGCTGATGATGATCGCCGGTCTGATCCCGGGGCTGATCTTCTGGGTCGAGCGCCGCGTCGCCGACCGGATCGCTCCGAAGCTCGCTGACGCGGCCTCCTGA
- a CDS encoding TauD/TfdA family dioxygenase — protein sequence MGAESVVTRVEMTPAESQAAATLAESLLARFGDPVSSEFLETAPFLGGELPESVARAIRAFRYGDATDALVISGLPVTAGPTPPHWNHPDAQAPHAADFWLALIMAQLGDAVSWSSLQGGQLVNNILPIQKQESLQTGHSSDVVLDLHIEDAFSDLRCDHLGLISLRNDDMIPTTAVGISSIDVTGPEYAPLFEPRYVIRPDDEHLRNLREAGVNEGELLATPTAVLSGSPQAPDVRLDPPYMEALPGDVEADQALQLLIMELSANVEDVALAPGEILIVDNHRALHGRKPFKARYDGTDRWLRRLTTVKDLRRSRVARSEASSRIIDPVLEPLPASLELTAAGR from the coding sequence GTGGGCGCAGAGTCCGTAGTCACCCGGGTCGAGATGACCCCAGCCGAGTCCCAGGCCGCAGCCACGCTGGCGGAGTCGTTGCTCGCTCGATTCGGGGATCCGGTCTCCTCGGAGTTCCTCGAGACCGCGCCGTTCCTCGGTGGTGAGCTCCCCGAGAGCGTCGCCCGGGCGATCCGTGCGTTCCGCTACGGCGATGCGACCGATGCTCTGGTGATCAGCGGCCTTCCGGTGACCGCCGGCCCGACCCCGCCGCACTGGAACCACCCCGACGCCCAGGCGCCGCACGCCGCCGACTTCTGGCTCGCCCTGATCATGGCCCAGCTCGGCGACGCCGTCTCCTGGTCCTCGCTGCAGGGTGGCCAGCTGGTCAACAACATCCTGCCCATCCAGAAGCAGGAGAGCCTGCAGACCGGCCACAGCAGCGACGTCGTGCTCGACCTGCACATCGAGGACGCGTTCAGCGACCTGCGCTGCGACCACCTCGGCCTGATCTCGCTGCGCAACGACGACATGATCCCGACCACCGCGGTGGGGATCAGCTCGATCGACGTGACCGGCCCGGAGTACGCGCCGCTGTTCGAGCCGCGCTACGTGATCCGCCCCGACGACGAGCACCTCCGCAACCTGCGCGAGGCCGGCGTCAACGAGGGCGAGCTGCTCGCCACGCCGACCGCCGTGCTCTCCGGGTCTCCGCAGGCTCCCGACGTCCGGCTCGACCCGCCCTACATGGAGGCGCTGCCGGGTGACGTCGAGGCCGACCAGGCGCTCCAGCTGCTCATCATGGAGCTCTCCGCGAACGTCGAGGACGTCGCTCTCGCCCCGGGTGAGATCCTCATCGTCGACAACCACCGTGCACTGCACGGCCGTAAGCCGTTCAAGGCTCGCTACGACGGCACCGACCGTTGGCTCCGCCGCCTCACGACCGTCAAGGACCTGCGCCGCAGTCGGGTCGCTCGGTCGGAGGCATCGTCGCGGATCATCGACCCGGTGCTCGAGCCTCTCCCCGCATCCCTTGAGCTCACAGCCGCTGGTCGCTGA
- a CDS encoding peptidylprolyl isomerase produces the protein MADQKAILHTNHGDITITLFPNHAPETVANFVGLATGTKEYTDDAGRSGVPYYDGLGFHRVIDGFMIQGGCPLGTGTGGPGYTFKDEPHPELTFDKPYLLAMANAGPGTNGSQFFITTGQAPWLNFKHTIFGEVADEASKKAVDSISGTKTGAMDRPVEPVVIETVEIVEG, from the coding sequence ATGGCTGACCAGAAGGCCATCCTCCACACCAATCACGGTGACATCACGATCACCTTGTTCCCCAACCATGCTCCGGAGACGGTCGCCAACTTCGTCGGCCTCGCGACGGGGACCAAGGAGTACACGGACGACGCCGGCCGCTCCGGTGTCCCCTATTACGACGGTCTCGGCTTCCACCGCGTCATCGACGGGTTCATGATCCAGGGCGGTTGCCCCCTGGGCACCGGTACGGGCGGCCCGGGCTACACCTTCAAGGACGAGCCGCACCCCGAGCTCACCTTCGACAAGCCCTACCTGCTCGCGATGGCCAACGCCGGCCCCGGCACCAACGGCTCGCAGTTCTTCATCACCACCGGCCAGGCGCCGTGGCTGAACTTCAAGCACACCATCTTCGGTGAGGTCGCCGACGAGGCGTCGAAGAAGGCCGTCGACTCGATCTCCGGCACCAAGACCGGCGCGATGGATCGCCCGGTCGAGCCGGTCGTCATCGAGACGGTCGAGATCGTCGAGGGCTGA